The following proteins are co-located in the Apium graveolens cultivar Ventura chromosome 5, ASM990537v1, whole genome shotgun sequence genome:
- the LOC141661031 gene encoding protein RALF-like 22, producing MLQSTDSTRFLMIRATLSIVTTMFLITTAVDATTGVHSLLTILPATTKTSDVCDGSAMDYDSEITRRILAPKKKYISYDALNKNTVPCSKRGASYYNCKAGAEANPYSRGCSAITRCRH from the coding sequence ATGTTGCAGTCTACTGACTCTACTCGCTTCCTCATGATCCGTGCAACACTCTCCATTGTCACAACCATGTTCTTGATCACCACAGCCGTTGATGCCACCACTGGGGTTCACAgtctcctcacaatacttcctGCCACCACCAAAACCTCTGATGTATGCGATGGCTCAGCAATGGATTATGATTCTGAAATAACAAGGCGCATTTTAGCACCAAAGAAGAAGTATATAAGCTATGATGCGCTCAATAAGAACACTGTACCGTGTTCTAAACGTGGAGCCTCGTATTATAATTGTAAAGCTGGAGCTGAGGCCAATCCCTACTCTCGTGGTTGCTCTGCTATTACTCGTTGTCGCCATTAA